Proteins encoded by one window of Scatophagus argus isolate fScaArg1 chromosome 4, fScaArg1.pri, whole genome shotgun sequence:
- the ddx31 gene encoding probable ATP-dependent RNA helicase DDX31 isoform X5, whose product MMSSAAAPPCSSSRRKPATAQQRRATFGSLFDLQRKQRAEKRRFSASSEDKRDDFKQRRLQHSNTAEEEVQAEAQAPVPEQTGRRTPQDKNKKNGVRETGRSSIKTSSLFKHNPEIPQIHSPSVSQLKEKIFTSDSFSDLDLHPHLVATLNKVFNVSTVTSVQRQTVPALLSGRDAVVRSQTGSGKTLSFAVPVVQSLQAVQPKVTRSDGPLAVVIVPTRELALQTFQTFQKLLKPFTWIVPGVLMGGEKRKAEKARLRKGINILVSTPGRLVDHIKNTLSIAFSAVRWLILDEADRTLDLGFEKDLTVIMNSLNSAGVSRQNVLLSATLTHGVTRLADVCLNDPVSIHVSGPASSGLTTDLAVTSVASTGSQSESFAVPEALKQFVVVVPSKIRLVCLAAFILDKCKFSQNNKLIVFISSCEVVEFLHSLFTSVLSKPSTNQKPCLNFLRLHGNMKQEERSEVFQQFSSCQTGVLLCTDVAARGLDLPQVTWIVQYTPPTAAAEYVHRVGRTARIGARGNGLIFLTPAETAFIDELANHNISLSEIKLLDVLSSLMMDDTYKGRGKYHSKRSSAALEQETRERATVLQTEFENFVHSDAQSVQTAKTALQSFLRAYTAYPSRLKHIFHIRSLHLGHTAKSFGLRDAPQGLSAAPGPSGPRAKSHKRPNRESRSPVKKQSRTPSGRPTQSRCVQLLV is encoded by the exons atgatgtcatcagcagCGGCGCCACCGTGTTCATCGTCCAGGAGGAAACCTGCGACGGCTCAGCAGAGACGGGCCACA TTTGGTTCTCTGTTTGACCtccagaggaagcagagagcagagaagaggaggttCAGCGCGTCCTCAGAGGACAAGAGAGACGACTTCAAACAGAGgagactgcagcacagcaatacagcggaggaggaggtgcaggctGAAGCTCAG GCTCCAGTCCCTGAGCAGACAGGCAGAAGGACACCACAggacaagaacaagaagaatgGAGTgagggaaacaggaagaagcagcatcAAGACTTCCTCTCTGTTCAAACACAATCCAGAGATCCCTCAGATCCACAG cCCAAGTGTTTCACAGTTAAAGGAGAAGATTTTCACCAGTGACTCATTTTCAGACCTGGACCTCCACCCCCATCtg GTGGCGACACTGAACAAAGTCTTCAATGTTTCTACTGTGACCAG tgtGCAGAGGCAGACCGTTCCAGCTCTCCTGTCAGGACGAGATGCTGTGGTCCGATCTCAGACGGGCTCAG GTAAGACTCTGTCCTTCGCTGTCCCGGTGGTCCAGAGTCTTCAGGCCGTTCAGCCGAAGGTCACCCGGTCCGACGGCCCTCTGGCCGTCGTCATCGTCCCCACCCGAGAG CTCGCACTGCAGACATTTCAGACCTTCCAGAAGCTTCTCAAG ccGTTTACCTGGATCGTCCCAGGTGTTCTgatgggaggagagaagaggaaagcagagaagGCCAG GCTCCGTAAAGGCATCAACATCCTGGTCTCGACTCCCGGGCGTCTGGTGGATCACATCAAAAACACCCTGAGCATCGCCTTCAGTGCTGTTCGCTGGCTGATCCTGGACGAGGCCGACCG gacTTTGGACCTGGGATTTGAGAAGGATCTGACCGTCATAATGAACAGTCTGAACTCAGCAGGAGTAAGCAGACAGAACGTCCTGCTGTCCGCTACGCTAACACACG gtgtgACTCGGTTAGCGGATGTTTGTCTTAACGACCCAGTCAGCATCCACGTGTCTGGCCCCGCCTCCTCTGGCCTCACCACCGACCTTGCCGTGACCTCTGTCGCCAGCACTGGCAGCCAGTCGGAGAGCTTTGCTGTACCAGAGGCACTGAAGCAGTTTGTGGTGGTGGTTCCCAGCAAGATCAGACTGGTCTGTCTGGCTGCTTTCATACTGGACAAATGCAAG TTTTCTCAGAACAACAAGCTCATCGTTTTCATCTCGAGCTGCGAGGTCGTCGAGTTCCTCCACTCTCTGTTCACCTCTGTCCTCTCTAAGCCCTCGACCAATCAGAAGCCTTGCCTCAACTTCCTGCGTCTCCATGGCAACATGAAGCAGGAG GAGCGCTCAGAGGTCTTCCAGCAGTTTTCATCGTGTCAGACTGGAGTTCTGCTCTGCACA gatgtAGCAGCGAGAGGTCTCGACCTTCCTCAAGTCACCTGGATCGTTCAG tacaCTCCTCCGACGGCGGCGGCAGAGTACGTCCATCGCGTTGGTCGGACGGCTCGTATCGGAGCAAGAGGAAACGGTCTCATCTTCCTCACTCCCGCTGAGACTGCCTTCATCGACGAGCTGGCCAATCACAACATTAG CCTCTCAGAAATTAAACTGTTGGATGTCCTGTCCAGTCTGATGATGGATGACACCTACAAGGGGCGGGGCAAATACCACAGCAAG aggTCGTCCGCAGCTCTGGAGCAGGAGACCAGAGAGCGAGCGACGGTCCTGCAGACGGAGTTTGAGAACTTTGTTCACTCGGACGCTCAGTCGGTGCAGACGGCTAAGACAG CGCTGCAGTCCTTCCTGCGGGCGTACACGGCCTACCCCAGCCGCCTCAAACACATCTTCCACATCCGCTCCCTCCACCTGGGACACACCGCCAAGAGCTTCGGCCTCAGAGACGCTCCGCAGGGCCTGAGCGCCGCCCCCGGCCCCTCTGGCCCCAGGGCCAAAAGCCACAAGAGGCCAAACCGGGAGTCCAGGAGTCCGGTCAAGAAGCAGAGCCGGACACCCAGCGGCAGACCGACACAGAGCAG